From a single Deltaproteobacteria bacterium genomic region:
- a CDS encoding sulfite exporter TauE/SafE family protein, whose product MHNWVIFLFIGLLIGTAGGFTGLGGGFLLIPILLFMGFEAQRAVGTSFAVILMISISALFAHSKLQNVDYRLGILLGLGGIIGAQIGARLVELVPTATFKRIFAVILVLIALRIFFQR is encoded by the coding sequence ATGCATAATTGGGTTATCTTCTTGTTTATAGGTCTGTTAATCGGAACGGCCGGGGGGTTCACCGGCCTGGGAGGTGGGTTTCTTCTCATTCCCATCCTCCTCTTTATGGGTTTCGAGGCCCAGAGGGCCGTAGGGACATCCTTCGCGGTGATCCTTATGATCTCCATCTCCGCCCTTTTTGCACATAGCAAGCTGCAAAACGTGGACTACAGATTGGGGATCCTCCTCGGTCTGGGGGGGATCATCGGCGCCCAAATAGGGGCGAGGTTGGTGGAACTGGTCCCCACGGCTACCTTTAAACGGATCTTCGCCGTTATCTTGGTCCTTATCGCCTTGAGGATCTTTTTTCAGAGATAG
- the pdxA gene encoding 4-hydroxythreonine-4-phosphate dehydrogenase PdxA — MPSPIIAITMGDPAGIGPEIIVKALVERDIFAKCRPLVLGDEKIFSYTIQWMKAPLAIKRIRGPEEGEFIPGILNLIVLTDLSLDEVPLGMPQRERGEAAYRYIERGVEMAQAGIVDAMVTAPISKEALNYAGHPFPGHTELLAAMTGAEDYVMMLAGPRLRVALVTIHLPLREVSPSLTIGRVKRTIVTTFQGLMEYFGIRSPKLAVAALNPHAGEGGLFGSEEGEVILPAIEECRREGIKVDGPLPSDSLFFHAAQGGYDAVVSMYHDQGLIPLKLLHFREGVNITLGLPIIRTSVDHGTGYDIAGQGVADPTSLINAIKVAAEMATAKRGRR, encoded by the coding sequence CCAATTATTGCCATAACCATGGGTGACCCCGCAGGTATAGGGCCGGAGATCATTGTCAAGGCCTTAGTTGAAAGGGATATCTTCGCTAAGTGTAGGCCCCTGGTATTAGGGGATGAGAAGATCTTCTCTTATACCATCCAGTGGATGAAGGCCCCTTTGGCGATAAAGAGGATAAGGGGGCCTGAGGAAGGGGAGTTTATCCCGGGGATCTTGAACCTCATAGTTCTGACCGACCTCTCCCTTGATGAGGTCCCCTTGGGCATGCCCCAGAGAGAGAGGGGGGAGGCGGCCTATAGATATATTGAGAGGGGGGTGGAGATGGCCCAGGCGGGCATTGTTGACGCCATGGTGACTGCCCCCATCAGCAAGGAGGCCCTAAATTATGCCGGACATCCCTTCCCTGGCCACACAGAGCTCCTGGCGGCCATGACCGGGGCAGAGGATTATGTGATGATGTTGGCCGGCCCCAGGTTGCGCGTGGCCCTGGTGACTATTCATCTCCCCCTCCGAGAGGTTTCCCCTTCCCTGACCATAGGGAGGGTCAAGAGGACCATAGTGACTACCTTTCAAGGGCTGATGGAGTATTTTGGGATCAGGTCCCCTAAGTTGGCTGTGGCGGCCCTCAATCCCCATGCTGGAGAAGGAGGGCTCTTCGGTTCCGAGGAGGGTGAGGTCATTTTACCTGCCATTGAGGAGTGCCGCCGAGAGGGTATCAAGGTAGATGGTCCCCTTCCCTCAGACTCTCTCTTCTTCCACGCCGCTCAGGGGGGGTATGATGCGGTCGTATCCATGTACCATGACCAAGGTTTGATACCCCTCAAGCTGCTCCATTTCAGGGAGGGTGTGAACATTACCCTGGGGTTACCCATCATCAGGACCTCTGTTGATCACGGGACAGGATATGATATAGCTGGCCAGGGGGTGGCTGATCCCACCAGCCTCATCAATGCCATCAAGGTGGCGGCGGAGATGGCCACGGCAAAGAGAGGCAGGAGGTAG
- a CDS encoding peptidoglycan-binding protein codes for MDAKESRRSFIKTSLRYLAGLYTGLWFGFKRLFEPPEIASASGTDVARRCVPCPPRPRTCAPCGPRCAPCSPTCSPCGPTCYPCAPHCGPTCAPHCSPYCNPTCPPGGACVMIKVDVPLIEIQRALKTRGYYDGAVNGVWNRETWAAIVEFKREHGLKPDGVVDAATWELLKLKP; via the coding sequence ATGGATGCTAAAGAGAGCCGAAGGAGTTTTATCAAGACCTCTTTGAGGTACCTGGCTGGTCTCTACACTGGGTTGTGGTTCGGCTTCAAAAGACTTTTTGAACCCCCGGAGATCGCATCCGCCTCCGGCACTGATGTGGCCCGGAGATGCGTCCCTTGTCCTCCGCGCCCCCGTACCTGTGCCCCCTGTGGCCCGAGATGTGCACCCTGCAGCCCAACCTGTTCACCCTGCGGCCCCACTTGCTACCCCTGTGCGCCCCATTGTGGCCCCACCTGTGCACCTCATTGTTCACCTTACTGTAACCCTACTTGTCCTCCAGGTGGCGCCTGTGTGATGATCAAGGTGGATGTACCCCTCATAGAGATCCAAAGGGCATTAAAGACGAGGGGATATTACGATGGGGCGGTAAATGGCGTATGGAACAGAGAGACCTGGGCCGCCATCGTCGAGTTCAAAAGGGAACACGGGTTGAAGCCTGATGGGGTGGTAGATGCGGCCACCTGGGAACTATTAAAGTTAAAGCCTTAA
- a CDS encoding radical SAM protein, whose protein sequence is MVEGATRSALYDLTEGKVYSLNRSAHKVLVSAEKGVVKKRHRGFLGKLIDLGILETSDAPFPPREEPEEEGPDAKLQFVWLEVTSKCNLSCLHCYGDCLSSPGPDRMNEEGWKSIILQARGLGCSQIQFIGGEPLLRKDLFELVDFAISQGFIFVEIFSNLTLFKKESISFLRERGIYIATTLYSFNPHTHDLITGAKGSHAKTVAAITRLRDSGIPVRVAVIAMRHNQDELSATVDFLQRMGVDYKMPDPVRPTGRGCSREIQPFNLPQEFSGQMTEAKFWTDKYSFYFNKRFNSCWGGKLAITAAGEVIPCIFARDLVIGNVLEKGLEDILQDNRLKEFWGLTKEQVEVCQDCEYRYACHDCRPLAYTQKGGLYAKPPRCLYDPYRGLWRKK, encoded by the coding sequence TTGGTAGAAGGGGCAACCAGAAGCGCATTATATGACCTTACAGAGGGGAAGGTCTACTCCCTCAACCGCTCAGCCCACAAGGTCTTGGTGTCCGCTGAGAAGGGGGTGGTAAAGAAACGACACCGGGGATTTCTAGGTAAGTTGATCGATCTGGGGATTCTGGAGACCTCTGATGCCCCCTTCCCGCCCAGAGAAGAACCCGAAGAAGAGGGTCCTGACGCAAAGCTACAATTTGTCTGGCTTGAGGTGACCTCCAAGTGCAATCTCTCCTGCCTCCACTGCTACGGTGATTGCCTCTCCTCCCCAGGGCCCGACAGGATGAACGAAGAAGGGTGGAAGTCGATCATCCTCCAGGCAAGGGGTCTCGGTTGTTCTCAAATCCAGTTCATCGGCGGTGAACCTCTTTTGAGGAAGGACCTCTTCGAATTGGTCGATTTTGCCATCAGCCAAGGATTTATTTTCGTCGAGATATTCAGCAATCTTACCCTCTTCAAAAAGGAAAGCATCTCCTTCTTGAGGGAGAGAGGGATTTATATTGCTACCACCCTTTATTCTTTTAACCCCCATACCCACGATCTGATCACAGGGGCGAAGGGAAGCCACGCCAAGACAGTGGCGGCCATAACCCGCCTCAGGGATAGCGGCATTCCCGTCCGGGTGGCCGTTATCGCCATGAGGCACAATCAGGATGAGCTCTCTGCAACGGTGGACTTCCTGCAAAGGATGGGGGTGGATTATAAGATGCCTGACCCCGTCAGACCCACGGGAAGGGGGTGTTCTCGTGAGATACAGCCCTTCAATCTCCCACAGGAATTTTCCGGCCAGATGACCGAGGCCAAGTTCTGGACCGATAAGTATTCCTTTTATTTCAACAAACGATTTAACAGTTGTTGGGGTGGAAAGTTGGCCATAACTGCGGCAGGGGAGGTAATCCCTTGCATATTCGCCCGAGACCTTGTAATAGGAAATGTCCTGGAAAAGGGGTTGGAAGACATCCTGCAGGACAACAGGTTAAAGGAGTTCTGGGGCTTGACCAAGGAGCAGGTGGAGGTGTGTCAGGATTGTGAATATCGATACGCGTGCCATGATTGTCGCCCTTTGGCATATACCCAAAAGGGAGGCCTCTATGCCAAGCCCCCCCGATGCCTCTATGACCCATATCGCGGATTGTGGAGAAAGAAGTAA
- a CDS encoding glycosyltransferase family 39 protein, producing the protein MRKAVVYLLVIVAFGGVLFFYNLGGWDLWNPDEPRYAQVAKEMLSGQGWLVPHLNSAVYFEKPPFFFWSIAAAAKLLGAMNESAARLPSAIFAVLTLILTFFMGKRLFNEKVGLFAALILATNVEFFWLGRRGGIDVTLTFFTTAAIFLFYVGFYLQRGRWAFYSLAYCAMALGVLIKAQVAVIVPLLVVGGYFLIQREFTFFKDRSHLPGLVLFLTVIGGWIVLTSLSGGKDYVTGLLYHRTTLRFFQGPSHQRPIYYYLARFPGDFLPWTIFLPSALIYGLSAKGRKREFLPPFFWFLVIFVSFSLSKGKREIYLLPLYPAVALMVGYLWNELSLSAEGAEKKLLTVPLFTMIIISVLAAIGLPIMVALKGPRYLEHPWEIGVVLGFILGAGALLCSLAQRYRRLDLPFYLIVAMMFALGLYSTARIFPEINPYKSARPISQAIVSIMRPGDQLGVYRLQGSEYNYYTGLEKITRAETEEQLNDFLRSPQRIFCIMRKRHYERLKGGSTLQFYMVLKRQVGHRCLVVISNRNTDKKM; encoded by the coding sequence ATGAGAAAAGCAGTAGTCTATCTTCTTGTAATCGTTGCCTTCGGAGGCGTCCTCTTTTTCTACAATCTAGGAGGGTGGGACCTCTGGAACCCAGACGAACCCCGTTACGCCCAGGTCGCAAAGGAGATGCTTTCTGGTCAGGGGTGGCTTGTTCCCCACTTAAACAGTGCCGTCTACTTCGAAAAACCCCCTTTTTTCTTCTGGTCGATCGCCGCAGCCGCAAAGCTACTGGGGGCAATGAATGAATCTGCTGCCCGCCTCCCCTCCGCTATCTTTGCCGTACTCACCTTGATACTCACGTTTTTTATGGGCAAAAGGCTCTTTAATGAGAAGGTAGGTCTCTTTGCCGCCTTGATCCTGGCAACCAACGTAGAATTTTTCTGGCTCGGCCGCAGGGGCGGCATAGATGTTACGCTGACCTTTTTCACCACGGCGGCCATTTTTCTCTTCTACGTGGGTTTTTATCTACAGAGAGGACGGTGGGCCTTTTACTCCTTGGCCTATTGTGCCATGGCTCTAGGGGTGTTGATTAAGGCGCAGGTGGCAGTGATCGTCCCTCTTTTGGTGGTAGGAGGCTATTTCCTCATACAGAGGGAGTTTACATTCTTTAAAGACCGCTCTCACCTTCCCGGATTGGTTCTTTTCCTGACTGTCATAGGGGGATGGATCGTGCTGACTTCTCTCTCTGGAGGAAAAGATTACGTTACGGGACTCCTGTATCATCGGACTACTTTACGATTTTTCCAAGGACCATCCCATCAAAGGCCGATTTATTACTACCTTGCGAGGTTCCCCGGAGACTTTCTGCCCTGGACCATTTTTCTTCCTTCAGCCTTGATCTACGGTCTTTCAGCAAAAGGTCGCAAACGCGAGTTCCTTCCCCCCTTTTTCTGGTTTTTGGTGATATTTGTTTCGTTTAGCCTTTCCAAAGGCAAGCGTGAGATCTACCTTTTACCCCTCTACCCCGCAGTCGCCCTAATGGTTGGATATCTATGGAATGAACTTTCTCTGAGCGCAGAAGGTGCGGAAAAGAAGCTGCTCACAGTGCCCCTCTTTACCATGATCATCATATCAGTCCTTGCAGCCATAGGCCTACCCATTATGGTGGCCTTGAAAGGTCCCCGCTATCTGGAACATCCCTGGGAGATAGGTGTGGTCTTAGGTTTCATCTTGGGTGCAGGGGCGTTACTATGTTCCCTTGCTCAACGCTATCGCCGCCTAGATCTCCCATTTTATTTAATCGTCGCTATGATGTTTGCCCTTGGCCTTTATTCTACGGCCCGCATATTCCCGGAGATCAACCCATACAAGTCTGCCCGTCCTATCTCTCAGGCAATCGTCAGTATCATGAGACCAGGAGATCAGCTTGGGGTCTATAGACTTCAAGGATCGGAGTATAACTACTATACCGGGCTAGAAAAAATCACAAGGGCCGAAACCGAGGAACAACTGAACGATTTTCTCCGTTCGCCTCAGAGGATTTTTTGCATTATGCGGAAAAGACACTATGAAAGACTGAAGGGAGGTTCCACCCTTCAGTTCTATATGGTCCTCAAGAGACAAGTGGGACACAGATGTTTGGTCGTCATCAGCAACCGCAATACGGACAAGAAAATGTAA